From the genome of Populus trichocarpa isolate Nisqually-1 chromosome 15, P.trichocarpa_v4.1, whole genome shotgun sequence, one region includes:
- the LOC7474830 gene encoding uncharacterized protein LOC7474830, with the protein MKFRYAMVCSSNQNRSMEAHSLLKRHGFDVSSYGTGAHVKLPGPSLREPNVYDFGTPYKQMFDDLRRKDPELYKRNGILPMLKRNSGVKLAPQRWQDNAADGSFSVVFTFEEKVFDMVLEDLHNRDHVLLKSVLVINLEVKDNHEEAAVGGQLTLELCQKIEAVESWEDSIDEIITAFEAKHRRKLVYSISFY; encoded by the exons ATGAAGTTCCGGTACGCCATGGTATGTTCGTCCAATCAGAACAGAAGCATGGAGGCTCATTCTCTGCTTAAGAGGCACGGATTTGATGTCTCCTCTTATGGAACTGGAGCTCACGTTAAGCTGCCTGGACCTTCCCTCAGAGAACCAAACGTTTACGACTTTGGCACCCCTTATAAGCAAATGTTCGATGATCTCAGGCGCAAAGACCCTGAACT TTACAAGCGAAATGGGATATTGCCCATGCTTAAAAGAAATTCAGGTGTGAAACTGGCACCTCAACGCTGGCAAGACAATGCTGCTGATGGTTCCTTTAGTGTGGTGTTCACTTTTGAAGAAAAGGTCTTTGATATGGTTCTTGAAG ATCTCCATAACCGTGATCATGTTCTTTTGAAAAGTGTGCTGGTGATTAACTTAGAAGTAAAAGATAATCACGAGGAGGCAGCTGTAGGAGGTCAGCTCACTTTGGAACTCTGCCAAAAG ATTGAGGCAGTTGAATCATGGGAGGACTCCATTGATGAGATTATCACTGCATTTGAGGCAAAGCACCGGAGAAAGCTGGTGTATAGCATTTCCTTCTACTGA